A genome region from Lucilia cuprina isolate Lc7/37 chromosome 3, ASM2204524v1, whole genome shotgun sequence includes the following:
- the LOC111691121 gene encoding bleomycin hydrolase: MSSTSAITQDKLDKWRKEFYSEPKNILAQNVCSRFDPWDVCLSRQQLETTNHVFTYKVEMEGKPVTNQKSSGRCWLFAALNCLRLPFMKEYNLEEFEFSQSYLFYWDKIERCNYFLNNIVKTAKRGEKVDGRLVSFLLNDPTSDGGQWDMLVNLITKHGLMPKKCFPESYSSEASVRMNGVLKSKLREYAKVLRDLMDTNPSDDEVNAKVDEMMGEIYKVVGICLGIPAKEFTWEYYNKTKAYHTVGPITPLEFYNTMVKPLFNVEDKVCLVTDPRPSSKYNQAYTVDCLGNVVDGRPVLYNNQPVEILLQMVAASIKAGEPVWFGCEVSKRFAPRQGIEDLNVHDFKLVFDIDIQKTLTKADRLIYGESAMTHAMVFTAVSLDENSQPKKLRVENSWGEDRGEKGYLVMSAEWFKEFGFEVVVDKKYVPEDILRVFDQEPIVLPAWDPMGTLAQ; the protein is encoded by the exons ATGT ccTCTACCTCGGCCATAACACAAGATAAATTAGACAAATGGCGTAAGGAGTTTTATAGTGAGCCGAAAAATATTTTGGCACAAAATGTATGCTCCCGTTTTGATCCCTGGGATGTATGTTTGTCACGCCAACAGTTGGAAACCACCAATCATGTGTTTACTTATAAG gtGGAAATGGAGGGCAAACCGGTGACAAACCAAAAAAGTTCCGGTAGATGTTGGTTATTTGCTGCTTTGAATTGTTTACGTTTGCCATTTATGAAAGAGTATAATCTAGAAGAATTTGAGTTTTCTcagtcatatttattttattgggaTAAAATTGAACGTTGCAACTATTTCCTTAATAACATTGTTAAAACTGCCAAGCGAGGCGAGAAGGTTGATGGTCGTTTGGTATCATTTTTATtgaat gaTCCAACTTCAGATGGTGGCCAGTGGGATATGTTAGTTAATTTGATAACCAAACATGGTCTTATGCCAAAGAAATGTTTCCCCGAAAGCTACAGTTCTGAAGCTAGTGTACGCATGAATGGTGTTTTGAAGAGCAAG TTGCGTGAATATGCCAAAGTACTGCGTGACCTGATGGATACAAATCCAAGTGACGATGAAGTCAATGCTAAAGTTGATGAAATGATGGGTGAAATATATAAAGTTGTTGGCATATGTTTGGGTATACCAGCCAAAGAGTTTACTTGGGAGTATTATAACAAAACCAAAGCATACCATACAGTGGGTCCCATAACTCCACTTGAATTCTACAATACCATGGTTAAGCCTCTGTTTAATGTTGAGGATAAg GTTTGTTTAGTTACTGATCCCCGTCCTTCTAGCAAATACAATCAAGCTTATACTGTAGACTGTTTGGGTAATGTAGTCGATGGTCGTCCAGTGTTGTATAATAATCAACCCGTTGAAATCTTGCTGCAAATGGTGGCAGCCAGCATAAAAGCTGGTGAACCCGTGTGGTTTGGTTGTGAGGTTAGCAAACGTTTTGCTCCTAGACAAGGTATCGAGGACTTGAATGt TCACGATTTTAAGTTGGTCTTTGATATAGATATACAGAAAACCTTGACCAAAGCTGATCGTTTGATTTATGGTGAATCTGCCATGACTCATGCCATGGTCTTTACTGCCGTTTCACTAGAT gAAAATTCCCAACCAAAGAAGTTACGTGTGGAAAATTCCTGGGGCGAAGATCGTGGCGAAAAGGGTTATTTGGTTATGTCGGCCGAATGGTTCAAAGAATTTGGCTTTGAAGTTGTGGTCGATAAAAAATATGTGCCTGAAGATATTTTACGTGTTTTCGATCAAGAACCTATTGTTTTACCTGCCTGGGATCCCATGGGCACCTTGGCCCAATAA
- the LOC111691142 gene encoding uncharacterized protein F58A4.6, with amino-acid sequence MCVIICINDYWQHKIYYHIVPSKQNINNNNLNRIDYNLEVLQKIKRTTKCSSVNKLPVLKRLKWEIDGINYYYLQKELLNFVEYRKVLSTWLQLKGVQLLWLQIVKPERDIIDWKWNRMLAVILWEKIEIEYLMSWLSTLGGAFSALGEQFSKCAEMAGKISQKQLMIGIKLGDPFLQSRCKLFYSISLIQTGRLRSAKYIIRQQYNFARSHAEVDGRLVKMCKGIWLKLQYEYGLRLKSRKKEKELQNQKTNGAGDK; translated from the exons atgtgTGTAATAATTTGCATAAATGATTATTGGCAACATAAAATCTACTATCATATTGTGCCCTCCAAACAAAAtatcaacaataacaatttgaaCAGAATCGACTATAATTTAGAAGTTTTGCAAAAAATCAAAAGGACAACCAAATGTTCAAGTGTTAATAAACTGCCGGTATTGAAACGTTTAAAATGGGAAATTGAtggtataaattattattatttgcaaaaggAATTATTAAACTTTGTGGAATATAGAAAAGTGCTGAGTACTTGGCTGCAGTTAAAAGGAGTGCAATTATTATGGTTACAAATTGTTAAGCCGGAGAGGGATATAATCGATTGGAAATG gaaTCGTATGCTGGCTGTTATATTATGGGAAAAAATAGAAATCGAATATCTAATGTCCTGGTTATCTACCTTAGGAGGAGCTTTTTCAGCTTTAGGCGAACAATTCTCCAAATGC gCTGAAATGGCTGGCAAAATATCACAGAAACAACTTATGATTGGTATTAAACTGGGCGACCCTTTCCTACAATCTAGATGTAAACTTTTTTACAGTATATCATTAATACAAACAGGTCGTTTGAGATCTGCTAAGTATATCATAAGACAACAGTATAACTTTGCTCGTAGCCATGCCGAAGTGGATGGACGTTTAGTTAAAATGTGCAAAGGAATATGGTTAAAATTACAATACGAATATGGCTTAAGGCTGAAATCacgcaaaaaagaaaaagaattacaaaatcaaaaaactaaTGGTGCCGGTGACAAATAG
- the LOC111691141 gene encoding uncharacterized protein LOC111691141, with protein sequence MRFFATCGILFIAYLVYVNADACVQCNSANDIKCATNPDSFLAKECKNSTSKCYTRVLNGNTIRGCAMDLDNATASNCNNEMECLICTFTEGCNRQVFPTHRLQCLQCSGDNENSTCATDIYAKPVICPTYKLGDKCYIRKDGLNKTNSVQRGCLSSAQDNGLCKDISNCYTCEGAGCNFLEFNTTEIPLARDSAMAYAGTSMLLLLVGVVTSRFF encoded by the exons ATGCGTTTCTTTGCAACATGTGGAATACTATTTATAGCCTATTTGGTTTATGTGAATGCTG ATGCCTGCGTTCAATGTAACTCTGCTAACGATATTAAATGTGCCACGAATCCCGATTCATTTTTAGCTAAAGAATGCAAAAATTCGACATCGAAATGTTACACCAGAGTTTTAA ATGGTAACACTATTCGTGGTTGTGCTATGGACTTGGATAATGCCACTGCGTCTAACTGTAACAATGAAATGGAATGTTTGATTTGTACCTTTACCGAGGGTTGCAATCGTCAAGTATTCCCTACTCATCGTTTGCAGTGTTTGCAATGTAGCGGTGATAATGAAAACAGTACATGTGCCACTGATATCTATGCTAAGCCTGTGATTTGTCCCACCTATAAATTGGGAGATAAATGTTATATTCGCAAAGATGGTCTTAATAAAACTAATTCTGTTCAACGTGGCTGTCTATCAAGTGCCCAAGATAATGGTTTATGCAAGGATATTTCCAATTGTTATACATGTGAGGGAGCTGGTTGCAATTTCTTGGAATTCAATACTACTGAAATTCCTTTGGCTCGGGATTCCGCTATGGCCTATGCTGGCACTtctatgttgctgttgttggtggGAGTTGTTACTTCACgtttcttttaa
- the LOC111691125 gene encoding uncharacterized protein LOC111691125 — protein MLHSAVFEVRQHLCCVNVFLKFKQSLNETESLKINVDETKVQLQNPKCIAEIFVNKYFTILAGTFSNLIVDLGNAAFRISIKDVQINDSQNQKEEKIAGQLNLVEQDVASVLCSNCKTTLVVSQKYEKIREFPSGAIDVSEFFCHHGPSFKDVLVPGSKDLFYGFQFIVLNREVIENATREKENHLYCKRCLRYLGETLFNGRAAKLWCDSLRLNLKDNIMDIFASSAQSQIHKLMLKVIEETSLPSQEPLLRNMHFTKVLLEASFPDRLSQYLLVHILEKHLPILRLEKCEEDLTTELSANTRIELKSCKAFKVLYRLIASKDEEAINNNDEESSKWPPLLEYWQQDINILKMKISPFLFSAFHKELGQNINVLPEIYRVNNDDFLLSYIFY, from the coding sequence atgctGCATTCTGCTGTATTTGAAGTGCGCCAGCATTTGTGCTGTGTAAATGTTTtcctaaaatttaaacaatcttTAAATGAAACAGAATCTCTAAAAATTAATGTGGACGAGACCAAAGTGCAATTACAAAATCCAAAATGTATTGCTGAGATATTTGTCAACAAATACTTTACGATTTTAGCGGGAACATTTAGCAACTTAATTGTTGATTTGGGAAATGCTGCATTTCGTATTAGCATAAAAGATGTTCAAATAAATGACTCGCAAAAtcaaaaagaggaaaaaattgCTGGGCAGTTGAATTTGGTGGAGCAAGACGTGGCATCGGTGCTGTGTAGTAATTGTAAAACAACTTTGGTAGTTTCACAAAAGTATGAGAAAATACGAGAATTTCCTTCGGGAGCCATAgatgtaagtgaatttttttgtcATCATGGTCCCAGCTTTAAAGATGTTTTAGTGCCCGGCTCAAAGGATTTGTTTTATGGATTTCAATTTATTGTACTGAACAGAGAGGTTATAGAAAATGCCACAAGGGAAAAGGAAAATCATCTCTACTGTAAAAGATGTTTAAGATATTTAGGAGAAACCCTGTTTAATGGCCGAGCCGCCAAATTGTGGTGTGATTCGTTACGTTTGAATTTAAAAGATAATATAATGGATATTTTTGCCTCCAGTGCTCAATCACAAATTCACAAACTTATGCTTAAGGTCATAGAAGAAACCTCATTACCCTCACAGGAACCTCTATTAAGAAATATGCATTTTACCAAAGTTTTATTGGAAGCTAGTTTTCCTGATCGTCTCTCGCAGTATTTACTTGTTCATATTTTGGAAAAACATTTGCCGATTTTAAGGCTAGAAAAATGTGAAGAGGACTTAACTACTGAATTATCTGCAAATACTCGCATTGAACTGAAGTCATGTAAAGCCTTTAAAGTACTTTATCGTTTGATAGCTTCTAAAGACGAAGAAGCTATCAACAATAATGATGAGGAGTCAAGTAAATGGCCACCATTGCTAGAATACTGGCAGCaggatattaatattttaaaaatgaaaatttcaccTTTTCTATTTAGCGCTTTTCATAAAGAATTAGgacaaaatattaatgttttgcCCGAAATATATCGCGTAAATAATGATGACTTCTTGCttagttatatattttattga